The Stigmatella aurantiaca DW4/3-1 genome contains the following window.
CTACGGCCACTTTCTGGAGACGCTCGGGCGCTACCGGAAGGAGAACGGCTGGCGCCCCTCCCCCTCTCAGCAACAGACCGTGGTGCGAGCCCGCCAGTTGCTGGAGGCCACGGTCCGCAGGCTCGGCGAGGCCCAGGCCTTTCAGCGGATGCCCGTGCTGGCGAAGGAAGAGCCTCAGCTCTTCTGGGATCTGCTCGGAGACTCCTGCCATGCGGCGCATGGCCTCGACCTCTGGAAGTAATCCGAAGGCTCAGGAGGGCGGACGGGGCCACACCCCCGCGACGAGGCGATCCTTCCCCTGGCGCAGCCACGCGACCCAGGACTGGAGCCACCGCTCCCCACGCTGCCGCGCCCCGAGCACCGAGCCCAGGACGAGCCTCCGAGCCCGATGCTTCAGCAGGTCCACGCGCAGATCCCGGGAGGTGGCCACGCGGATGTGTCCCTGCTCGTAGGCCTCGGTGATGGCCCTGCGCTGGAGCTTGCCGCTGCTCGTCTTGGGAAGCTGCCCATAGCGGATGAACAGCACGTCCTCCAACGCCACGGTGACGCCCATCGCCTCCAGAATCGCGGCGGCCACCTGACGCTGGCCCACGGACCTGTCCTCCAGCACCTCCGGGCCGTTCACTTCGGCGAGCACCACCACGCGCCCCTGGGCCTGGATGACCGCCGATCTGCCGGACCGGATGAACGCGAGGCGCTCGACGGCTTGCTCGAAGTCACTGGAGAAGTAGCTCTGGCCGTTGATCTTGATCCGGTCATTGAGGCGGCCCGTGATGAACAGCTCCCCATCCTGCATGAAGCCCAGATCGCCCGTGGGGTAGAAACCCTCCTCGCCGCGCAGGGGGCGCTCGTCCGCGTAGTACGCCTGTGCCAGGCTCCCGCTTCGCAGTTCGATCTGGCCCAGCTCGCGCTCCCCGCTGACGCGGCCTTCTTCGGTCCGCAACCTCACCTCGAACTCGCTCAGGGGATACCCCACGGAGATGGCCGGTTGTCCGTGAGGGCCCGTGACGACCCGCCACCCCTCCTCCCCCACGCACGAGACCATCAGCACCACCTCGGCCATGCCGTAGCAGGGCTTGATCGCCTCTCGCCGCAAGCCCTGGGGGGCAAGCAGCACCGTGAAGCGCTCCAGGTTGGCGATGTTGATGGGCTCGCTGCCCAAATAGACGGTCCGCAGCGCCGACAGATCCAGCTCTCGCAGTTCCTCCGCCCCGAGTCCGTTCAAGATCTTCAGCGTGTAATCGATCGCGAAGTTCGGAATGACGGCCAGGGTGCCGCGGTGCTCCGACAGGAACTCCAGCCAGCCCATCGGATCCATGAGGAAACTCATGGGCTGGGTGAGGAGGCTGTCGCAGTGCCCGTACATGCACGCCAGCATCCCGCCCACCAACCCCATGTCGTGGTACAGCGGCAGCCAGCTCACGCACCGATCCTGGGCGCACAGCGCTCCCTGGTTCTGGATCATCCGCAGGTTGGCGTGGAGGTTGCGCCAGGTGATGGGCACCCCCTTCGGAAAGGCCGTCGAGCCCGAGGAAAACTGCACGAACGCCAGCGCGTCCTCCTCGGGCACCCGCGGGCGCGCTCCCGCGAGGCGGGCCCCCGCGGGCGGAAGCGGCACACGCACGAGGGCCAACTCCAGCGAGCGCACGCTTGGCACATCCAGGATGCGGTTCACCCCATGGCGTGAGGACAGACGCGACAGGAAATCCCGGTAGGCGCCCTTGGGCGTGCTGAGAATGTAGGGCTTCACCGAAAATGGCACCGCCCCCAGCGCCATCAGTCCGAAGAAGGAGAGGATGACGGCCTCGGACGTCTCGAACGGAAACAGGATCCGGTCCCCGGGCTGGATCCCCTGGGCGCGGAAGTGCTCCGCGCAGGCGGCGATCCGCTCGGGCATCGCCCGGTAGGCGAGGAACGAGCCGCGGTGGCCAAAATCCTCGAAGAGGTGCAGGCCCCGCTGGGGATCCGCCGCGGCGAGCCGCTCGAAGAGGGTATCGGACATGGGGCCTCGTGCTGCTCAGGGGGGACTGACACGTGACGCCTCCAGGAACTCCTGGAGCGAGCACAGGGAGCGGCTCTGCGCGTGGACGAAGGCCGCTTGCACGCGGGCCTCCACCGCCAGCCGTGTGCCGGCGTCGATGAGGATCTGCTGGTGGAAGCGGACCCGGTAGTGAAGCTCCTCCGGGTCGCGCAGCTCTTCTTCGTGGGGGAACTCCAAGCGGGTGTGGACCACCACCTCCTGCGGGGAGATCTCCTTGCGGTAGTCCACCTCGATCCGCAGGGTCAGCGCCACCACCTGCGCCACCTTGCGCAGCGCGTTGCGCTCCATCCATGCCCAGCGGCCCGCCTCCAGGTACTCCAGGGCGGTGGCGTTGTTCACATGGCCGAGGCTGTCCAGATCATTGGGCCGGACACGCAACGTCAGCACGGACTCTTCGAAGCGCACGGCTCAACACCCGACCAGGTCCATCCAGTAGTCCTCCACCTCCTCGGCGGAGGCGCACGCCACCCCGGTGATGCGCCGGAGCGAGTGCAGGATGAGCGACCGCTTGCGATCCAGCGCCTCGGGCGCCGCGGCCGTCCGGCCCGCTTCGTTCTCGAGGTGATCCCACCAGTTGATGTGGGTCCCCCGGTCCTCCACGTGCTCGCGCGCGCTGCCGTAAAGCTCGCCCTCTTCGCGCAGGAAGAAGTGCGCCACGGCGAAGGCTTCCTTGGCGGGGTAGGCCCCGCTGTCCACCAGCGCCTTGGCGAACGAGATGAAGTACTGCATGTGCTGCACTTCATCGGCCCCCACGTGCTTGAACAACGCCTTCAGGCCGGGGTCGGTTACCTGCCGCATGTACTGGCCATAGTTGACCGAGGCGATGCTCTCGGAGAACGCCAGCATCGTCACCGTGCGCAGCAGGTCATCGTCCGGGAACACCTTGCGGTACTCGATGACCGCGTCATCGCTGAGTGGCTCGAAGCCCGCGCGCATGGCCAACTGCGTGAAGCTGGTCTCGTGGTGCGCCTCCTCCTCGTTCCAGTAGCGGCTCCAGGTGCCGAGCGCCTGGATGATGGAGGCCACCACGTTGTCCTGACCTACCCAGCGCCGACACTCCTTGTCGGCCAGCCGCGCCATGCGGTCCGCGCTCGGCTTGGCGGTCATCTCCGCCTTCCCGGCGCTCCAGACCACGAACCGGTCCCTCTCGGTGAGCTGCTCCAGGCGGACGGAGTCCACCAGCGCGGTGGCGCTCCAGCGGCGCGCCTCGTGCAGCCGGTGTTGATCCCAGGTGATGTCCACCAGGCGCCGGCCCTCCTCCTTGAAGGCCCGGTAGAGATCCACCACCACCGTGGGCCGCCGGGGCGGCTCCAGCTCCGCGGGGCTCTCCACCAGCCCCGACATGCGCACCAGCGCGTCTTCCAGCAATGCGGGTTTCACGAGCCCGTGCTCACGGACGGCGGCCATCAAACCGGCCTCCCTTGCTGGCACTCCCGGACAAAGAGATCCACAACCTGGGAGATAGGGGTATCCAGAGAAAGCGCCGGAAGCCGGACGCGAATCGCATACTGTTTGCGCAAGGCATTGGAGGACTTGGCGAACGCTTCCATCAAGTCCACGCTGTTGGTCATCCGGTCCGAGCGCGCGATGACCTCCGCCAACGTGAGGTCCGCGCCGAACAGCTCCTCGGCGTTCAACCCCACGTTCTCGCAGAACTTCTGACAGATGAAGTCCTTCAATTCGCCGACGTCAGCCATCCGATTGACCTCCCTGGCGTTGCCGGGCGACAGAATTACCGCCCCGCTATATTGATTCAGCCAGTTTGAAAACCTCCGCCAAGGGCTACCTGGTCCGTAGGCTCAGGAGGTTTTCTCAATTCCTTATGAAACATCTTCGGAATCATTGGAGACAACTGGAATAGTGATTTTTAGACGCAGCAGCTCGTCCGCGCTGAAACCGGCCTCGGTGAGGATCTCCCGGGAGTGCTGGCCGAGCTCCGGCGGGGGCCGCAACGGCGTGGGGCCCATCCGCAAGGGGGTCAACAGGTGGGTCACCCTGCGCCCACGCTGCGCGTCATTGGCCTCCACGAAGAGTCCGCGGGCCTGGAGCTGCGGGTCCTTCCATACCTCATCCCCCTCGAGGACCGGCTCGATGCACAGGTCCGTGCCCGCGAAGCGCTCCTGCCAGTAGGCCAGGGGGTGCTCGGCGAAGAGCCGCGCCAGTTCCGCCTTCACGCGCGCGCCCGCCTCCGCCGTGTCGTAGCCGTCCGCGAAGAGGTCCATGCGCCCCAGCCGCTCGCACAGGCCCGAGAAGAACTTGGGCTCCAGCGCGCCCACGGCCAGCCACCGGTCATCCTGGGTGCGGTAGAGGCCGTAGCACGCGTAGCCGCCGTTGAGCGCCTCGCGCCCGCGCTGGAGCGGCGCGCCTTGCTCGCCCTGGATGAGCCGGGCCGCCAGGTGCATGTGCAGGAAGGCCAGCGTCCCATCCGTCATGGAGACATCGACGAGGCGCCCGCGCCCGGTGCGCTCGCGCTCATGGAGCGCCGCGAGAATGCCCACCAGCGCGAAGAGGCTCCCGCCGCCGATGTCCCCCATCTGCACGCCCGGAAAGGCCGGCGCCCCGCCCGCGGCCCCGCCGTACGCGAGCACCCCGGCGCGCGCCGCGTAGTTGAGATCATGCCCCGCCTTGAGCCGGTCCGGCCCCGTCTGGCCGTACCCGGAGATGGCGCAATAGATGAGGCGCGGGTTCTCCGCCCGGAGCACACCCTCGCCCAGGCCCAGCTTGTCCATGACGCCGGGGCGGAAGCTCTCCACCAGCACGTCGTAGCCGCGCACCAGCCGCTTGAGCGCCTCGCGCCCCTCGGGGGACTTCAGATCGAGCGTCAACGAGCGCTTGTTGCGGTTGAGCCCGTAGAACAGCGCGCTCTCGCCCTCGCGAAAGGGGGGCATCTGCCGGATGTAGTCTCCCCCCTGGGGCTCCTCCACCTTGTCCACGGTGGCGCCCAGGTCCGCGAGGACGAGCGTGGCGTAGGGGCCCGGCAACAGCCGCGAGAGATCCAACACCTTGAGGCCAGAAAGGGGGAGCGTGTCCATGTGGATCCGGGAGGAGAGAAGACGGCAACGGCGCGGCTCCCAGGAGGGAGGACGCGCCGTTTCAGCCGGGCGCGCCCCCTTCAGGAGCGCACCGGAGCGCCACGAAGGGCGTTACGCCAGCAGCTTGGCCAGCTTCATCGCCAGCCCCATGTCCATGGGCTTGAACTTGAGCTTGCCCTGCATGGCGGCCATCTGCGCGTTGAGCTTCTTCTCGATGATCTTCACGAAGTCGTCGCTGCTCACGGTGATGGTCATCTTCGACTCACCATCGATCCCCTTGGCAACCCAGTCCGAGTCCTTCGTGAGGTCCACCGTCCAGGTGCCGCCCCCCTCCCCCGTGATGTTGAAGTGGATGATCGCGTTGATGTCCTTGCCCAACTCCGGCTTTGCCTTCAGCCGGTTGGGGAGGTCCGTCTCGAGGAATTGCGCCGCCGTCATCGGTCCGTCTCCTGTCAAATTGACTGGTGAGTCAATCACAGGTGGACCGTAATGTTCTGCCCCCTACCGGGTCAAGCACGAGGAAGGTGGGAGGAGATCGCCTTGGAGGCCGGATCGAGCGCGCGGCGGACCATGTCGAGCAGATCATTGAGCTCGAAGGGCTTGGCCAGGTGTCCGACGGCGCCGATGTCCACGGCCTTGGAGCCCACGTTGCGGTCCGCGCTCAGCACGATGAGCGGGATGCTGGAGATGGCGGGCGGACGCTGGCGCATGCGCTGGGCGAACTCCCACCCATCCATCACCGGCATCATCAGGTCCAGCAGGATGAGCTGAGGCGGGTCGGGCTCCAGGCGATCCAACGCCTCCTTGCCATTGCGAGCCCGGCGGATCTCGAACCCCTCGGCCTCGAGAATCTCCGAGAGGGCCTCCAGGATGTCCGGATCGTCATCCACCACCAGGATGACGGTGGAACCACTGCTGTGTGAGATTGAAGAAGCCAGAATCTTCTCCCGGGGGGACGCCCTTTCAGATTTTCTACCAATCCAGTCCAGAGGGGCTCAATAAAATCGAGTCTGTCCCCACGGCCGGGCAGGCACGTTGCAAAACCGACAGTCGCTGCCCACCCTTTCCCGAGATTCGTTGAACCGCGCTCGGGAGGCGAGATGGGTCAGAGGGACCAAGGAGTGGAAGATAGGGCGCGGCAACCCCCTGGGCTCGTGCTGATTCCACGCCAAGGCGCCCCTCGGCTGCTGGGCCGGCTGCTGCTGGAGCACCTGGAGCTGGAGGCCCTTCCGCCCTTCATCGAATCGGCGAGCGATTTGATGGCGGCGGCCGGTTTCCAGCCCCGTCCGGGCGTGGCGAACTGCTGGGAGCGGGAGGGGCGAGAGCTCGGGGTGGCCGAAGAGGTGCTGGAGGACGGGACGCGGTGGATCGCCACCTGGCTCGTCGGGGAGAAGGCTCCAGAGGTGACGCACGAGCGGGTGCGCTACCTGTCCTTGGCCTCGCACGATTTGCGAGGCGCATTGGCCAACATCCGCTCCTACGCGGCCCTGCTCCTCAACGGCCGCATTGCCCTGGAGCCCAAAGTCCACCGGGGCATGGAGACCATCCTGCGCAACGCGGATCGGGCCCTGGCCTTCTCCCAGGACTTCTTCGACGCCAGCCGGGCGGATCTGAACGCGTTGGCCTTCGAGCAAGAGCCGCAAGCGCTCGAACCCTTGCTTGCCACCGCGGTCGAGCGGCACCAGCCGGCGGCCCGGGTGGCCGGGGTGACGCTGGAGTTGGAGGCGCCCCTGGCCTTGCCCCTGGTGAACATCGACGGGGGGCGCATCCAGCACGCCGTGGAGGCCTTCGTGCTGAATCAGCTGGGCCGGGCCCAGGCCGGGGAGCGGATCCTCGTGCGGGCCGTGCCCGGACACTCGGGGATCCGCATCGAGGTGCAGCGCGAGGGCAAGCCCCTGTCCGAGGAAGAGGCGGAGCAGGTGTTCCAGCGGGAGGAGCGCGCCTTCCGGGAGAAAAAGCTGGAGGACGCACTGCGCGTCCACCTGGCCCTCCAGGAGGTCGAGGTCCACGGCGGCCGTGTGGGGGTGGAGACCGGCCCGGGCAGCACCACGCTGTTCCTCTCGCTCCCGGGCACGCTTTCCCGGGAACTCGCCGGCACAGCGGCCTTGCATTCTTGAGGGGCTCCTCAGTTCACTGGCGGGGCACGGGCCAGACCGGTATGCTCCGCCCGCTGACTTCCGAGGAGTGGTGCGATGGGTCTCAAGATGTCGGAAATCCTGCTGATTATGGGCGTGCTGCTGCTCCTGTTCGGAGCGTCGCGGCTGCCACAGCTCGGCTCGTCTCTGGGCAGCGCCATCCGCAACTTCAAGCGCGGCTTCGGGGGCGAGGGAGAGTCCGCCGCCGAGGAGAAGAAGCCGCAGAACGGGGCGCTCGCCAGCACCACCACGGTGGAGCAGAACCCCTCGGCCAAGACGCCCAGCCACCAAGGCTGAGCGCCTTCTTCCCGCCCGCGTGAGCCACGCCCGTCCCGCCCCGCGCACCGCGAGGCAGGCCGGGCGTCTTCGTTGAACGGGTGTCCCGGGAGCGCGTCCCCTCCGCCCGAGGAGGGGACCCCCGGCGGGCCCGGCCGTCAGTCGCCGCCTTTGCCCCCCTCGTACAGCTTGCCGATGATGGTGGCGTACTTCTGGCTGCAGAACTTGCGCTTTACCTTGAGCGTCGGCGTCAACTCGCCGCTCTCCTGGGTGAAGTCCGCGTCCATGATCTCGAACTTCTTGAGGGTGCTGTAGGGCGGCTGGTCCGCGTTGACCTTGTTGAGGATCTCCTGGACCGCGGCGCGGATCTCCGGGCGCTTGCCCAGCTCCGCGTAGGAGCCCACCTGGATGCCCTTGTCCAGCAGCAGCTTGCGCGCGGGCTCCTCCGCCACGGTGACGAGCACCACGAGGAACGGGCGCTGATCGCCATAGACCATCGACTGGCTGATGAGCGGGAACGTCTTCAGCGTGTTCTCGATGTTCTGGGGCGCGACGTTCTTGCCGCCCGCGGTGACGATGATGTCCTTCTTGCGATCGGTGATGCGCAGGTACCGGTCCGCGTCCAGCTCGCCGATGTCCCCGGTGTGGAACCAGCCATCCGGCTCCAGCGCCTCGGCGGTGGCGGTGGGGTTCTTGTAGTACCCCTTCATCACGCACGGGCCGCGCACGAGGATCTCGCCGTCCGAGGCGATCTTGATCTCGGTGCCGGGCAGGGCCGGCCCCACGGTGCCGATCTTGATCTTCTCCGGGAGGTTGACGTTGCAGGGCGCCGACGTCTCGGTGAGGCCGTAGCCCTCCAGGACCTTGAAGCCGAGCAGATCGAAGAAGTAGGCGATCTTCCGCGACAGCGGCGCGCCACCGGAGATGAACAGGCGCATGTTGCCGCCCAGCTTCTCACTGAGCGTGCCACGGACCTTGTTGAACACCAGCTTGCGCGCCAGCGTGAACGACAGCGAGTTGTACTCGCGGCCCTGAAGCTTCGCCTCGGTGTACTCGTCGAACAGCCGGAAGGCCCAGCGGAACAGCTTGCCCTTCAGCCCCGGGGCCGACGAGCCGTTGGCCACGACGTTGTTGTAGACCTTCTCGAAGACGCGCGGCACCGAGGGCAGCACCGAGGGCCGCGTCTCCACCAGGTTGGGCAGCAGCTTGTCCACCGACTCGGCGAAGATGAGCCGGAAGGACATCCGCAGCCAGGCGGCCTTCACCACCTGCGCGAACACGTGCGCCAACGGCAGGAACAGCATCACCGAGTCCTGGGGCAACATCAGGCCCAGCGCCTGGGTGATCCGCGCCTCGTATGCCCAGTTGCCATGGGTGAGGATGACGCCCTTGGGCTCGCCCGTGGTGCCCGAGGTGTAGATGAAGCCCCAGGCATCCTCCACCGCCACCTGCCGGGACCGCTCCTCGAACGCGGACGGATGGGCGGCCTCCTCGGCCTTGCCCTGGGCGAGGACCTCCGCGAGCGAGATCTCCCGCTCCCCCGTGGCAGGGCCCTCGAAGACGACGACCTTGCGCACGGTGGGACAGTCCGCGAGCCGCTGGCGGATGCGCGACAGGCGGCCGATTTGCTTGGCGTCCTTCTCGTCATTGTCGACGAGCAGGACGGTGGTCTCGGAGTGGTTGAGGATGTACCGGCACTCGTCCGGCGTGTTGGAGGAGTAGATGGGCACGGTGACGGCCCGCGCGGCGGAGATCGCCAGATCGCTGACCACCCACTGCAAGGTGGTGTTGGCGAACAGCGCCACGCGATCTCCCGGCTTCACCCCCTGCGCCAGCAACCCGGCGGACAGCTCCTTGACCTGCTGAAGGACCTGGCCCCACGTCACCTCCTGCCACCGCCCATCCACCTTGTGCGAAACAGCGACCTTGGACGGATTCTGGGCTTGGTGGAGCAGCAGCTCCACCAGCGTCTGCTCTCCCGCCCCGGAGGCCGGGGGGGCCATTTGGTTCTCTGCTCTCACTTGAGCTCCTCCTCGATCTTGGCTTCGACCTTCTTGGCCCGCCCTTGAACCAGCTTCGCTTCGGCCGGATCGTACGCCCCACTGCCCTGCGTCACCTTCGCGATGGACTCCTTGGCCTTGCCGGCTTTGTCCGCCGCCAGCAGCGTCTCGGCCAGGTAGTAGTGCGCGCGCAGGTTCTGCGGGAACTTCCCCGTGGCCTTCTCCAGGAGCTTCGTGGACTCGGTCAGATCCCGCTTCGGCCAGGGCAGCTCGTAGTGGTAGCGCCCTTTGACGACCAGCGGCGCGCCGAGATCAAAGTCCGGGTTGATGCGGATGGCGGCATCCAGCCGCTCGTTGAACTTGCCCTCCAGCCCTTCACCGAGCGCCTTCATGATGCCCACCGCCTGCGAGTAGGTGCCGATGCCCACCGCCGCGAAGTAGTGGCACTCGACCCGGTCCGGGGCGACCTTCACGCCGCGCTCGCACATGTCCCAAGCCTGCCGGCCCAGCACCTTCTTGAGGCGCGAGTCCTCGGCCACATCGCCCTGCCACGTCATCAGCCGCGACGAGCGCCAGATCAGCTCGTAGTCCTCGGGAGATGCTTGCAGCTCCTTCTTCAGCGCCGCCTCCAGTTCCTTCAGTGCCGAGGCCTCGGCCCTCCGGGCGTGGAGCGCATCCAGGGAGGCCAACAGCTCGGGCGGCGCGGCCTGCACGGGCCAGGCGGCGAGCAACGAAAGGACGAGCAAAATCAAGCGCATGGACGGCGGTGTTAGCACGCGAACTCCGCCGCCAGCAACCTTGCCAGACCTGCGTGGGAGGGGCTGAAACGCACCCTCCCCGCACGCAAGAAGGGTGGCGCACTGCGCCGTAGCGCCGCACACCACCCTTCTCGAAGAACCTACGCTCGGAGGAGAGAAACCCGGTGCTCAGGCCGCGTCGGCCGCCATGTTCTCCTCATCCTGGTTGAAGGCCTCGAGGTAGCGCTCCAGGAAGCTCTTCGTCTTGAGCTCCACCTGACGCACCCGTTCCCGGGAAACTCCCCACCGCTGGCCCAGCTCTTCCAGGGTCAACGGCTTATCCTGCGTCAGCCGCTCCTGGAGGATGTCCCAGCCGAGATCACCGATGCGCTTGCGCACCTTGACCAAGGCCTCATGCACTTCCTGATCCTGCTCGCGGGACAGGTACACGTCGGACGGAGACGGGCCCCCATCCTCCAGCCGATCCATGAAGGTGGTCTCCCCCTCTTCATCGATCGTGGCGTCCAGCGAGAAGTCCACCATGCTGCCCCGCTCGGACTCACCGCCGCGCACCTGGCTGCGGTTGTCCTTCAGATAGCGGGTGATGTAGGCGCGAATCCACCACACCGCATAGGTGGCGAACCGCACGTTCTTCTTGGGATCGAAGTGCTCGATCGCCTTCATCAGGCCGACGTTGCCCTCCTGGATAAGGTCATCCAGCCGGGCACCCCGGTTGGCGAACTTCTTCGCCACCGCCACCACGAAGGCCAGGTTGGAGGTGGCGAGCGTCTGCCGGGCGGACTCGTCCCCTTTGCGGGCCGCCCTGGCCAGTTCATATTCCTGTTCACGCGTCAGCTGGTGGTGACCGCCCAGGTGACGCAGATAATGCGACAGGCCTTCCGCCGCATACTTCGCCGTGTTGGCCATGGTTCCAGACCTCCGTTCCGAGTGCTCCGGACGCGCCCGGCACCGCCGCGAGCGTCCCTGTGGAACTAAGACGCGCAACGGCTGAAAGGGTTTCTCATTCCGATGCAGGGGGCTTTTCAGCCACGCCTTCGGATGCCCCCGCCCGGTCCCAACGGAGATTTTCCGCAGGAACTTCCGGACTCCAACGCGCCCTCAGCGGTGAGTTGCTGTGTCTCTAGAAACAATCGGGCCCGGGAAACATTTTCTCGGGGTTGAGCAGCCCTGATGGATCGAAAAAGGTCTTGAGCCGGCGTTGCAGTGCGATCACCGGCGCGGGTTGCTCGAAAGCAAGGTAGTCCCGTTTGGCGTGACCTACGCCGTGCTCGCCGGTGATGGTGCCGCCCATCTCCACCGTGAGCTTCAACATCTGTTGGATGGCCTCCTCGACCAGCGGCCGCTGGTGGGGCCCCTCGTAGAGGATGTTGGCGTGCAGGTTGCCGTCCCCGGCATGACCATATGTGGCCACCAGGAGTCCCATCCGAGCCCCCAGGGCCTTGAGTTGTTCGATGAGGTCGGGAATCCGCGAGCGGGGGACGGCAATATCCTCTGAGATTTTGTGGGGTTTAAGGGCGCGCAGGCCCGGGGAGACCAGGCGGCGGGCGGCCCAGAGCTTCTCCCGCTGGTCCTCGTTTTGGGCCACCAGGGTCTCGGTGGCCCCCAGGCGCGCGCAGATCTCCCCGGCCTGGGCCAGCTCGGCGAGCAAGCCCTCTTCCGTACTTCCGTCTACCTCCAGGATGACGGCCGATCCGGCGCCGGGCGGAAACGCAAACCCCCGTCCCGCCACGGCCCGGAGGGCCACGTCGTCCATGAGCTCCAGGGTCCGAGGCAGCAGCCCCGAGGCCAGCACCGCCGTGAGGGCGCGGGCCGCGGCCACCACCGAGTCAAAGATGACCAAGGCGGTCATCACCTGCCGGGGCCGGGGGATGAGTTGGAGGGTGATCTCCGTGGCCACACCCAGCGTCCCCTCGGAGCCCACGAAGAGGCCCACGAGATCATACCCGGCCACCCCCTTGAGGGTGCGCCGGCCGACCCGGAGCACCTCGCCGTCCGGAAGGACCCACTCCAGGCCCAGGACGTAGTCGCGGGTCACCCCATACTTGAGTGCCCGGGGCCCCCCCGCGTTCTCCGCGATGTTGCCGCCCAACGTGCAGAATTCCCAGGAGTTCGGGTCCGGCGGGTAGAAGAGCCCCACGGCCTCCGCGGCCCGCATCAGGTCGCCGGTGATGACGCCTGGCTCCACGACGGCGGTGAGGTCCTCCACGGACAGGGAGCGGATGCGGTTCATCCGCTCCAGGCTGACCATCACCCCGCCCCTCAACGCGAGCGCCCCGCCGCTCTTGCCGCTGCGCGCCCCACAGGGGGTGAAGGGCACCCCGAGGGCCTGGCACGTCTTGAAGAGGGCCGACACCTGCGCGGTGTTTTCGGGGAAGGCGATGATGTCGGGCGGGTAGACGCCGCTGTCGGACTCGTCTCGGGAATACCGCTCGCGCGTCTGCTCGTCCCGGCGAAGCTGGCCCGAGGAGAGCTTCTCGCTCAGCGCGGCCCAGGCGCGCTCCAGGCGCTCGGGCTCCACACGGGGGAAGGTCTTCTCGGACGGCAGGGTCACGTTCGCGCTCCCAGCCGGGCCCACAGCTCCCGGCGCAGGGGCCCCTCCTTGCGCAGGCGGCCCTCGTACGCTTCGACGTGGGTGATGGCGTCGCGTTGCTGCTCGCCCCGGAGGCGCATGCAAGCCTGCTTCGCCTCGAGGATGCAGGCGGTGGCGGGGCTGCCCAGCACCCGGGCCAGGGCGCTGGCCACATGCCGCGCCAGATCCTCTTGAAGGATGAGCCGGTGGGCAAAGCAATCCACCAGGGTCGACAGGCGCCCGAAGCCCACCACGTGCTTGCCCGGCACATAGGCCACATGGGCCCGGCCCTCGTAGGGCAACAGGTGGTGGGGGCACATGGAATGGAAGCGCAGGTCCGTCACCACCACCATCTCTCCGGCGGAGTCCGGGGGGGCCGGGTACACCGTCCCGATGGCCTCCTCGGGGGTGAGGGCATAGCCATCAAGAAACTCGGTCATCCAGGCCTCCGCGACGCGCTCGGGTGTGCCC
Protein-coding sequences here:
- a CDS encoding AMP-dependent synthetase/ligase, which produces MAPPASGAGEQTLVELLLHQAQNPSKVAVSHKVDGRWQEVTWGQVLQQVKELSAGLLAQGVKPGDRVALFANTTLQWVVSDLAISAARAVTVPIYSSNTPDECRYILNHSETTVLLVDNDEKDAKQIGRLSRIRQRLADCPTVRKVVVFEGPATGEREISLAEVLAQGKAEEAAHPSAFEERSRQVAVEDAWGFIYTSGTTGEPKGVILTHGNWAYEARITQALGLMLPQDSVMLFLPLAHVFAQVVKAAWLRMSFRLIFAESVDKLLPNLVETRPSVLPSVPRVFEKVYNNVVANGSSAPGLKGKLFRWAFRLFDEYTEAKLQGREYNSLSFTLARKLVFNKVRGTLSEKLGGNMRLFISGGAPLSRKIAYFFDLLGFKVLEGYGLTETSAPCNVNLPEKIKIGTVGPALPGTEIKIASDGEILVRGPCVMKGYYKNPTATAEALEPDGWFHTGDIGELDADRYLRITDRKKDIIVTAGGKNVAPQNIENTLKTFPLISQSMVYGDQRPFLVVLVTVAEEPARKLLLDKGIQVGSYAELGKRPEIRAAVQEILNKVNADQPPYSTLKKFEIMDADFTQESGELTPTLKVKRKFCSQKYATIIGKLYEGGKGGD
- a CDS encoding sigma-70 family RNA polymerase sigma factor, whose protein sequence is MANTAKYAAEGLSHYLRHLGGHHQLTREQEYELARAARKGDESARQTLATSNLAFVVAVAKKFANRGARLDDLIQEGNVGLMKAIEHFDPKKNVRFATYAVWWIRAYITRYLKDNRSQVRGGESERGSMVDFSLDATIDEEGETTFMDRLEDGGPSPSDVYLSREQDQEVHEALVKVRKRIGDLGWDILQERLTQDKPLTLEELGQRWGVSRERVRQVELKTKSFLERYLEAFNQDEENMAADAA
- a CDS encoding FAD-binding oxidoreductase, whose translation is MTLPSEKTFPRVEPERLERAWAALSEKLSSGQLRRDEQTRERYSRDESDSGVYPPDIIAFPENTAQVSALFKTCQALGVPFTPCGARSGKSGGALALRGGVMVSLERMNRIRSLSVEDLTAVVEPGVITGDLMRAAEAVGLFYPPDPNSWEFCTLGGNIAENAGGPRALKYGVTRDYVLGLEWVLPDGEVLRVGRRTLKGVAGYDLVGLFVGSEGTLGVATEITLQLIPRPRQVMTALVIFDSVVAAARALTAVLASGLLPRTLELMDDVALRAVAGRGFAFPPGAGSAVILEVDGSTEEGLLAELAQAGEICARLGATETLVAQNEDQREKLWAARRLVSPGLRALKPHKISEDIAVPRSRIPDLIEQLKALGARMGLLVATYGHAGDGNLHANILYEGPHQRPLVEEAIQQMLKLTVEMGGTITGEHGVGHAKRDYLAFEQPAPVIALQRRLKTFFDPSGLLNPEKMFPGPDCF
- the folE gene encoding GTP cyclohydrolase I, whose translation is MARAMKDFLLAAGLPLATDPNLQGTPERVAEAWMTEFLDGYALTPEEAIGTVYPAPPDSAGEMVVVTDLRFHSMCPHHLLPYEGRAHVAYVPGKHVVGFGRLSTLVDCFAHRLILQEDLARHVASALARVLGSPATACILEAKQACMRLRGEQQRDAITHVEAYEGRLRKEGPLRRELWARLGART